The following are encoded in a window of Sinomonas cyclohexanicum genomic DNA:
- a CDS encoding bifunctional ADP-dependent NAD(P)H-hydrate dehydratase/NAD(P)H-hydrate epimerase, with the protein MVSAYTGSQVRAAEGPLLDRGEGPALMARAAHGLALAILRELQRAGGVYGRRVAAVVGKGNNGGDALFALAELARRGVRTTAVLAGRTAHADGLAAFTAAGGRVTEGLEPADAVVDAVLGTGFSGEFRPPLPRPSGTVVACDLPSGVDADTGAAGAAVWRADVTVTFGALKTGLLVGRGRELAGRVEVVNIGLGPHLPEPDVRSLDAAEAAALLPEPRDDWQKYSRGVLGLVAGSEDFPGAAVLSTAGALATGVGMVRLVAPDAVRQLVLAAHPEIVGSPEPRGRVQAWAVGPGIADDGGQRRALAVALGSGLPTVVDASGLEALLEFLAADPGSRGSAAEPRLGEVLARLAEEGTVAGEHIVLTPHAGELESLLANFISGGDAPSRAAIEAQPLRWAREAARRIGVTVLLKGPATVAAAPDGTALVQGAGHPYLATAGSGDTLTGILGALLATAAHPDAPDAVRAVELAALAACIHQTVGRLAAEGGPFGAGALGGAVREAVARLA; encoded by the coding sequence ATGGTCTCCGCGTACACCGGCTCCCAGGTCCGCGCGGCCGAGGGGCCGCTCCTCGATAGGGGCGAGGGCCCCGCGCTCATGGCCCGCGCCGCGCACGGACTCGCCCTCGCGATCCTGCGCGAGCTCCAGCGCGCCGGCGGCGTCTACGGCAGGCGCGTGGCCGCCGTCGTGGGCAAGGGCAACAACGGCGGGGACGCGCTGTTCGCGCTGGCCGAGCTGGCGCGGCGCGGGGTGCGCACGACGGCGGTGCTCGCCGGCCGCACGGCCCATGCCGACGGCCTCGCGGCCTTCACCGCGGCCGGCGGGCGAGTCACGGAGGGGCTCGAGCCCGCGGATGCCGTGGTGGACGCCGTGCTGGGCACCGGGTTCTCGGGAGAGTTCAGACCGCCGCTCCCGCGCCCGTCGGGCACGGTCGTCGCGTGTGACCTGCCATCCGGGGTCGACGCGGACACCGGCGCCGCGGGCGCTGCCGTGTGGCGCGCGGACGTGACGGTGACGTTCGGGGCGCTCAAGACCGGGCTTCTCGTGGGGCGTGGGCGGGAGCTCGCGGGCAGGGTCGAGGTGGTGAACATCGGGCTCGGGCCGCACCTGCCGGAGCCGGACGTGCGCTCCCTCGACGCCGCCGAAGCGGCCGCCCTGCTGCCCGAACCCCGCGACGACTGGCAGAAGTACTCCCGCGGCGTCCTGGGCCTCGTGGCGGGCTCCGAGGACTTCCCCGGCGCTGCGGTGCTCTCCACGGCGGGCGCGCTCGCCACCGGTGTGGGGATGGTCCGGCTCGTGGCGCCCGACGCCGTGCGCCAGCTCGTGCTCGCGGCGCACCCGGAGATCGTCGGGTCCCCAGAGCCGCGCGGGCGCGTGCAGGCGTGGGCGGTGGGGCCGGGAATCGCGGACGACGGCGGGCAGCGCCGCGCGCTGGCCGTGGCCCTCGGGTCGGGGCTCCCCACGGTAGTGGACGCGTCCGGGCTCGAGGCGCTGCTGGAGTTCCTGGCGGCGGATCCGGGGTCGCGGGGATCGGCCGCGGAGCCGCGGCTGGGGGAGGTCCTGGCCCGGCTCGCGGAGGAGGGGACGGTGGCCGGGGAGCACATCGTGCTCACGCCGCACGCGGGGGAGCTCGAGTCGCTCCTGGCGAACTTCATCTCGGGGGGCGATGCGCCGAGCCGCGCCGCGATCGAGGCCCAGCCGCTGCGGTGGGCCCGCGAGGCCGCACGGCGCATCGGCGTGACCGTGCTGCTCAAGGGGCCAGCCACCGTCGCGGCCGCGCCGGACGGCACCGCGCTCGTGCAGGGCGCCGGGCACCCCTACCTCGCGACGGCTGGCAGCGGCGACACTCTCACGGGCATCCTCGGCGCGCTCCTCGCCACCGCGGCCCACCCGGACGCGCCGGACGCAGTGCGGGCGGTGGAGCTTGCCGCGC